The following proteins are encoded in a genomic region of Phalacrocorax carbo chromosome 2, bPhaCar2.1, whole genome shotgun sequence:
- the PLEKHA8 gene encoding pleckstrin homology domain-containing family A member 8, translating to MEGVLYKWTNYLSGWQPRWFLLCGGILSYYDSQEDAWKGCKGSIQMAVCEIQVHPADNTRMDLIIPGEQYFYLKARNAVERQKWLVALGTAKACLTDSRTQKEKEFTENTEALKTKMSELRLYCNLLVQQVHKTKEASISGVSEPESGIDMGALLKSTCDTFLKTLEECMQIANTAFTSELLHQTPPGSPHLAVLRTNKVKHSVLSSHASTERQMNPCENGSVKAEINHQEQTLIKSLECLNLETNEGGSDVSAEDHIAEGLTGMKEDGENKLQAVENFGAHKLLQSETNSLSGLTLCEEDTNENDSPTFFSVMSNRFSDIELREEEGIPTEEFLESCYAIVPVLDKLGPTVFAPVKMDFVGNIKKINQKFITNKEEFDTLQKIVLHEVNAGVAQVRNSATEALLWLKRGLKFLKGFLTEVKNGEKNIQTALNNAYGKTLRQHHGWVVRGVFALALRAAPTYEDFVAALSVEECDPQEETFYKGMQRDLNIYLPAMEKQLNILDTLYEVHGLESDEVV from the exons ATGGAGGGGGTGCTGTACAAGTGGACCAACTACCTGAGTG gctgGCAGCCTCGATGGTTTCTTCTCTGTGGTGGCATCCTGTCCTATTATGACTCTCAGGAAGATGCCTGGAAGGGTTGTAAGGGAAGCATCCAAATGGCCGTGTGTGAAATTCAAG TTCATCCTGCAGATAATACACGAATGGACCTGATCATCCCGGGGGAACAATACTTCTATCTGAAGGCAAGAAATGCAGTTGAACGGCAAAAGTGGCTGGTTGCACTAGGAACTGCCAAAGCCTGTCTGACTGACAGCaggacacagaaggaaaaag AGttcactgaaaacacagaagccTTGAAGACTAAAATGTCTGAACTTAGACTCTACTGTAACCTCCTTGTTCAGCAAGTGCataaaacaaaggaagccaGCATTTCTGGTGTATCAGAACCAGAG AGCGGGATTGACATGGGAGCTCTGTTAAAATCAACCTGTGACACCTTCCTGAAGACTCTTGAAGAATGTATGCAGATTGCAAATACTGCCTTCACTTCTGAGTTATTGCATCAGACCCCGCCTGGATCCCCACATTTAGCAGTTCTCAGAACGAACAAG GTAAAGCACTCTGTCTTGTCCAGTCACGCCTCAACGGAAAG GCAGATGAACCCCTGTGAAAATGGCtctgtaaaagcagaaattaacCATCAAGAGCAAACCCTTATTAAAAGTCTGGAATGTTTAAACCTCGAAACAAATGAGGGGGGCAGTGATGTTTCTGCTGAAGATCACATAGCAGAGGGTTTGACAG GCATGAAAGAAGATGGAGAGAACAAGCTGCAAGCTGTGGAAAACTTTGGTGCCCACAAGTTGCTGCAGTCAGAAACTAATTCTTTAAGTGGATTGACTCTGTGTGAGGAAGACACAAATGAAAATGACTCTCCTACCTTCTTCAGTGTCATGAGCAATAG GTTCAGTGATATTGAACTTCGGGAGGAGGAGGGCATCCCAACAGAAGAGTTTCTGGAGTCGTGTTATGCAATTGTGCCTGTTCTGG acaaGCTGGGACCAACTGTTTTTGCCCCTGTTAAAATGGATTTTGTAGGAAATATCAAG aaaataaatcagaaatttaTAACCAACAAAGAAGAGTTTGATACCCTTCAGAAGATAGTGCTCCATGAAGTGAATGCTGGTGTAGCACAAGTTAGAAACTCTGCTACAGAGGCTCTCCTGTGGCTGAAAAG AGGCTTAAAGTTCTTGAAAGGGTTtttaacagaagtgaaaaatggggaaaagaatATCCAAACAGCTCTGA ACAATGCTTATGGAAAGACATTACGGCAGCACCATGGTTGGGTTGTCCGCGGGGTCTTTGCA TTAGCTTTAAGGGCAGCTCCAACGTACGAAGACTTTGTGGCAGCTCTGTCTGTAGAGGAGTGTGATCCTCAGGAAGAAACATTTTACAAAGGAATGCAAAGGGACCTCAACATTTACTTACCAGCCATGGAAAAGCAGCTAAATATCTTGGACACTCTCTATGAAGTACATGGTTTGGAGTCAGATGAGGTGGTATGA